A stretch of Dehalococcoidales bacterium DNA encodes these proteins:
- the rsfS gene encoding ribosome silencing factor, whose amino-acid sequence MNGGFLLEAIDLAQRAVEIGSDKQAEDIVLLDARQACNFTDYMVILTAESDRQINAIRDEIIHSLKQSDVYPRHVEGDASSGWILIDYIDVVVHIFAPAEREYYHLDSVWPAANPVVQIP is encoded by the coding sequence TTGAATGGAGGTTTTCTTCTGGAAGCGATAGATTTAGCCCAGCGGGCAGTAGAAATAGGTAGTGACAAACAGGCAGAAGATATTGTTCTCCTGGATGCCCGCCAGGCATGTAACTTTACCGATTATATGGTTATACTTACTGCCGAATCAGATCGGCAGATTAACGCCATCCGAGATGAAATTATTCATTCTTTAAAACAGTCTGACGTATATCCTCGCCATGTAGAAGGTGATGCATCTTCAGGATGGATTCTGATAGATTATATCGATGTAGTGGTTCACATTTTTGCTCCAGCTGAGCGTGAATATTACCACCTGGACAGCGTCTGGCCTGCTGCAAATCCAGTTGTACAAATTCCCTAG